A genomic segment from Paramixta manurensis encodes:
- the ychF gene encoding redox-regulated ATPase YchF has protein sequence MGFKCGIVGLPNVGKSTLFNALTKAGIEAANFPFCTIEPNTGVVPMPDSRLDKLAEIVKPQRILPTTMEFVDIAGLVKGASKGEGLGNQFLTNIRETEAIGHVVRCFENDNIIHVSGKVNPAEDIDVINTELALSDLDTCERAIHRVQKKAKGGDKDAKAELAALEKCLPQLENAGMLRALDLSAEEKAAIRYLSFLTLKPTMYIANVNEDGFENNPYLDQVREIAAQEGSVVVPVCAAVESDIAELDDEERDEFMAELGLEEPGLNRVIRAGYTLLNLQTYFTAGVKEVRAWTIPVGATAPQAAGKIHTDFEKGFIRAQTIAYEDFITYKGEQGAKEAGKMRAEGKEYIVKDGDVMNFLFNV, from the coding sequence ATGGGATTCAAATGCGGTATCGTCGGCCTGCCTAACGTCGGGAAATCCACCCTGTTCAACGCGTTGACCAAAGCGGGTATTGAGGCGGCCAACTTCCCGTTCTGTACCATTGAGCCGAATACCGGCGTGGTGCCGATGCCTGACTCACGTCTCGACAAACTGGCGGAGATTGTGAAACCTCAGCGTATTCTGCCAACCACAATGGAGTTTGTCGATATTGCCGGTCTGGTAAAAGGCGCCTCAAAAGGTGAAGGCTTAGGTAACCAGTTTCTGACCAATATCCGTGAAACTGAAGCGATTGGTCATGTGGTGCGCTGCTTCGAGAATGACAATATCATTCACGTTTCCGGTAAAGTGAATCCGGCGGAGGATATTGATGTGATCAATACCGAGCTGGCGCTTTCCGATTTGGATACCTGCGAACGTGCTATTCATCGCGTGCAGAAAAAAGCCAAAGGCGGCGATAAAGATGCAAAAGCCGAACTGGCGGCGCTGGAAAAATGCCTGCCGCAGTTGGAAAATGCCGGGATGTTACGTGCCTTAGATCTGAGCGCCGAAGAGAAAGCGGCGATTCGTTATCTAAGTTTCCTGACGCTGAAACCCACCATGTATATCGCCAACGTCAATGAAGATGGGTTTGAAAATAACCCGTACCTGGATCAGGTACGTGAAATTGCGGCGCAAGAAGGTTCGGTGGTGGTACCGGTGTGCGCGGCGGTTGAATCGGATATCGCTGAGTTGGATGATGAAGAGCGTGATGAGTTCATGGCTGAGCTGGGCCTGGAAGAACCAGGGCTAAACCGCGTTATTCGCGCCGGTTATACCCTGCTCAACCTGCAAACCTACTTCACCGCCGGGGTTAAAGAAGTACGCGCCTGGACTATTCCGGTTGGCGCGACCGCTCCGCAGGCGGCTGGCAAAATCCATACCGACTTTGAAAAAGGCTTTATCCGCGCGCAAACCATCGCCTATGAAGACTTTATTACTTATAAAGGCGAGCAAGGCGCGAAAGAAGCCGGCAAGATGCGTGCTGAAGGCAAAGAGTATATTGTGAAGGATGGCGATGTGATGAACTTCTTGTTCAACGTCTAA
- the pth gene encoding aminoacyl-tRNA hydrolase, whose protein sequence is MSSIKLIVGLANPGAEYAATRHNAGAWYVDLLAERHNQSLKEESKFFGYTARLSLGGEDVRLLVPTTFMNLSGKAVAAMATFYRIAPEEILVAHDELDLPPGVAKFKQSGGHGGHNGLKDIISKLGNNLNFHRLRIGIGHPGDRNKVVGFVLGKPQAAEQTLIEEAIDEAARCTELWLKEDRLKAMNRLHAFKAG, encoded by the coding sequence GTGAGCAGTATTAAACTGATTGTTGGCCTTGCCAATCCCGGCGCCGAATACGCCGCTACGCGCCATAATGCAGGTGCCTGGTATGTCGATTTGCTGGCTGAACGCCACAATCAGTCATTAAAAGAAGAGAGCAAGTTTTTTGGCTACACCGCGCGCCTTTCGCTCGGCGGCGAAGATGTCCGTCTGCTGGTGCCTACCACCTTTATGAACCTCAGTGGAAAAGCGGTTGCGGCGATGGCGACCTTTTATCGCATTGCCCCGGAAGAAATTTTAGTGGCGCATGATGAGTTGGATCTGCCGCCTGGCGTCGCAAAATTTAAGCAAAGTGGCGGCCACGGCGGTCACAACGGTTTAAAGGACATTATTAGCAAGCTGGGTAACAACCTCAACTTCCACCGCTTGCGGATTGGTATCGGTCATCCTGGCGATCGCAATAAGGTGGTTGGCTTTGTGCTGGGCAAGCCGCAAGCCGCCGAGCAGACGCTGATTGAAGAGGCGATTGATGAAGCCGCGCGTTGTACCGAGCTGTGGTTAAAAGAGGATCGTCTCAAGGCAATGAACCGGCTGCACGCATTTAAAGCAGGCTAA
- the ychH gene encoding stress-induced protein YchH → MKRKSATLAGNFLMGLGLFTMIVGVGYSVLNQLPQLNLPQYMTHGAIFSIFIGALLWLTGARISGREKVADRYYWLRHCGDKRCRRQSESQRHHHG, encoded by the coding sequence ATGAAACGTAAAAGCGCGACATTAGCAGGTAACTTCCTGATGGGACTAGGGTTGTTCACCATGATTGTGGGCGTGGGATATTCGGTCCTGAATCAGTTACCGCAACTCAACTTGCCGCAATATATGACGCATGGTGCGATTTTTAGCATCTTTATTGGCGCATTATTGTGGTTAACCGGCGCCAGAATTAGCGGGCGCGAAAAAGTAGCCGATCGTTATTATTGGTTGCGTCACTGCGGCGATAAACGCTGCCGTCGCCAGTCGGAGTCGCAGCGCCACCATCACGGCTAA
- a CDS encoding GGDEF domain-containing protein: protein MSLDVYTLFICELAVLAFLSIVMLFAWSGSQYDRVLGFTSAALVMILIAVFLSSLRTLGLQFLPVGLGNIMLLLGYGMLLNAFRVFAGQPCGYSWLGGALLWALLCLFPAFYYSLPKRIIVSCLLCIIYIAALIQSLSRSRSALRITFWPARLLLWIHLCFHVLRIFLDQGSVSPLRGAIGGSTFSVYVIMESILFVIGLTFTIMAMVNERTQIKYKQASLLDPLTGVWNRRALFIRAEKLEARCLQHNAPLSVILFDLDHFKSINDRYGHVQGDRVLIDFCQVTMAALPADAYFSRLGGEEFAAILISSAPNTYALSERIRLAVQRSAPNNVNYSVSIGIATARRKPQFANLMVAADEALYRAKARGRNRVEAFFSDEPADTMEWYPRQT from the coding sequence ATGTCTCTCGACGTCTACACCCTGTTTATTTGCGAACTCGCCGTGCTGGCTTTCCTGAGCATCGTTATGTTATTCGCCTGGAGCGGTTCACAGTACGATCGCGTGCTGGGGTTTACCTCCGCAGCGCTTGTCATGATACTGATTGCGGTGTTCTTAAGTAGTTTGCGTACCCTCGGGCTACAGTTTTTACCGGTTGGGCTGGGTAATATCATGCTGTTGCTTGGTTACGGCATGTTACTCAATGCTTTTCGCGTATTTGCCGGGCAACCTTGCGGTTACAGTTGGCTGGGCGGCGCGCTGTTATGGGCGCTGTTGTGCCTGTTCCCTGCTTTCTACTATTCCCTACCGAAACGCATTATTGTCAGTTGCCTGCTGTGCATTATCTATATTGCCGCTCTGATCCAATCCCTTTCCCGTTCGCGTAGCGCCTTACGCATTACCTTCTGGCCGGCTCGTTTATTGTTGTGGATCCATCTGTGCTTTCATGTGTTGCGGATCTTTCTCGATCAAGGCTCCGTCAGCCCGCTACGCGGCGCCATTGGCGGTTCGACCTTTTCCGTGTATGTGATTATGGAGTCGATTTTATTTGTTATCGGCCTGACGTTTACCATTATGGCGATGGTGAATGAGCGCACGCAAATAAAGTACAAGCAAGCCTCGCTACTCGATCCCCTCACCGGCGTGTGGAACCGACGCGCTTTATTCATTCGTGCAGAGAAACTTGAAGCGCGCTGTCTACAACACAACGCGCCGCTTAGCGTGATTTTGTTCGATCTCGATCACTTTAAAAGCATTAACGATCGCTACGGGCATGTGCAAGGCGACAGGGTCTTGATTGATTTTTGTCAGGTAACCATGGCGGCGTTGCCAGCGGATGCGTATTTTTCTCGCCTGGGCGGTGAAGAGTTCGCCGCAATATTGATTAGCTCAGCACCAAATACTTATGCCCTGAGTGAGCGTATCCGGCTGGCGGTGCAACGTTCAGCGCCAAATAACGTCAACTATTCGGTCAGCATTGGCATTGCAACCGCCCGGCGAAAACCGCAGTTCGCCAACCTAATGGTGGCAGCAGATGAAGCCTTGTATCGCGCTAAAGCCAGAGGGCGAAATCGGGTTGAGGCGTTTTTTTCCGACGAGCCCGCCGATACGATGGAGTGGTATCCCCGGCAGACCTGA
- the prs gene encoding ribose-phosphate diphosphokinase, producing the protein MPDMKLFAGNATPELAQRIANRLYTSLGDAAVGRFSDGEVSVQINENVRGGDIFIIQSTCAPTNDNLMELVVMVDALRRASAGRITAVIPYFGYARQDRRVRSARVPITAKVVADFLSSVGVDRVLTVDLHAEQIQGFFDVPVDNVFGSPILLEDMLQIGLENPIVVSPDIGGVVRARAIAKLLNDTDMAIIDKRRPRANVSQVMHIIGDVAGRDCVLVDDMIDTGGTLCKAAEALKERGAKRVFAYATHPIFSGNAVENLRNSVIDEVVVCDTIPLSDEIKALPNVRTLTLSGMLAEAIRRISNEESISAMFEH; encoded by the coding sequence GTGCCTGACATGAAGCTTTTTGCTGGTAACGCTACGCCGGAACTAGCACAACGTATTGCCAACCGCCTTTACACCAGCCTGGGCGACGCTGCCGTCGGTCGCTTTAGCGATGGTGAAGTAAGCGTACAAATTAACGAAAATGTACGCGGTGGTGATATTTTCATCATCCAGTCCACCTGTGCCCCAACTAATGACAACCTGATGGAGCTGGTCGTTATGGTTGACGCGCTGCGTCGTGCTTCTGCTGGTCGTATTACTGCTGTTATTCCTTACTTTGGCTATGCGCGCCAGGATCGGCGTGTCCGTTCCGCTCGTGTGCCGATTACCGCTAAAGTTGTGGCGGATTTTCTTTCCAGCGTCGGCGTTGATCGCGTTTTGACGGTGGACTTACACGCAGAACAGATTCAGGGCTTCTTTGATGTCCCGGTAGATAACGTCTTCGGCAGCCCTATTTTGCTGGAAGATATGCTGCAAATCGGCCTGGAAAATCCGATTGTGGTTTCACCCGATATTGGTGGTGTGGTGCGCGCACGCGCGATTGCAAAACTGTTAAACGATACCGATATGGCGATTATTGATAAACGCCGTCCACGCGCTAACGTTTCACAAGTTATGCATATCATTGGTGATGTTGCCGGTCGTGACTGCGTGTTGGTTGACGATATGATCGATACTGGCGGCACCTTGTGCAAAGCGGCAGAAGCGTTGAAAGAACGCGGTGCAAAACGCGTCTTCGCCTATGCGACCCACCCGATTTTCTCCGGTAATGCGGTAGAAAACCTGCGTAACTCGGTGATTGATGAAGTGGTGGTTTGCGACACCATTCCGTTATCGGATGAAATTAAAGCGCTGCCAAATGTACGCACCTTAACGCTTTCAGGCATGCTGGCCGAAGCGATTCGTCGCATCAGCAACGAAGAATCGATCTCCGCCATGTTTGAGCATTAA
- the ispE gene encoding 4-(cytidine 5'-diphospho)-2-C-methyl-D-erythritol kinase, producing the protein MITTWPSPAKLNLFLYITGRRDDGYHQLQTLFQFLDYGDTLTITPNQSGQIRLLAPVEGVADEENLIIRAARLLRTQALARGSLSPEAGAEIGIDKRLPMGGGLGGGSSNAATVLVALNHLWQSGFTLDELARFGLRLGADVPVFVAGHAAFAEGVGEQLQAVEPAEKWYLVAHPGVSVPTPLVFNHPDLKRDTPKRSIALLLNTPFSNDCEAVVRKRFREVDELVSWLLEYAPSRLTGTGACVFAEFDTESAARQVLELAPKWLRGFVARGVNVSPLHRTLSGH; encoded by the coding sequence ATGATCACCACCTGGCCCTCGCCGGCAAAGCTGAATCTTTTTCTCTACATCACCGGCCGTCGGGATGACGGCTATCATCAGTTGCAGACGCTGTTTCAGTTCCTTGATTATGGCGATACGCTAACCATTACGCCGAACCAGAGTGGGCAAATTCGTTTGCTCGCGCCGGTGGAGGGCGTGGCGGATGAGGAGAATTTGATTATTCGCGCCGCCAGGCTGCTAAGAACCCAGGCGCTGGCGCGCGGCAGCCTTTCCCCCGAGGCGGGCGCCGAGATTGGCATTGATAAACGTCTTCCGATGGGCGGTGGCCTTGGCGGCGGCTCATCCAATGCCGCGACGGTACTGGTCGCATTGAACCACCTGTGGCAGAGCGGTTTTACTCTGGATGAATTGGCCCGGTTTGGCCTGCGTCTTGGCGCGGATGTGCCGGTTTTTGTCGCCGGCCATGCCGCGTTTGCTGAAGGCGTTGGCGAGCAACTGCAGGCAGTCGAACCGGCGGAGAAATGGTATCTGGTGGCCCACCCCGGCGTTAGTGTTCCTACTCCGTTAGTTTTTAATCATCCTGACCTAAAACGCGATACGCCAAAGCGCAGCATTGCGCTATTATTGAACACCCCTTTCAGCAATGATTGTGAAGCAGTCGTAAGAAAACGTTTTCGCGAGGTTGATGAGCTTGTTTCCTGGCTGCTAGAATACGCGCCGTCGCGCCTGACAGGAACTGGCGCTTGTGTGTTTGCTGAATTCGACACCGAGTCTGCAGCCCGTCAGGTGCTTGAGCTGGCCCCGAAATGGTTGCGTGGATTTGTGGCGCGAGGCGTTAATGTCTCTCCGTTGCATCGTACCCTTTCCGGGCATTAA
- the lolB gene encoding lipoprotein insertase outer membrane protein LolB, translating to MYSQKRRLLQLLPLASLLLAACTINKPHAPGQSPDSPQWQQHQQAVQKVTHYQTRGSFAYISDKQKVYARFNWQQSAPDRYRLLLTNPLGSTELQLDAQGSVVQLVDSKGHRYVSNDAEKMISQLTGMDIPLNSLRQWILGLPGDASDFQLDNVYRLQSLNYQRNGQTWAVTYQGYDNKVTPDLPSNLELREGDQRIKLRMDSWTLQ from the coding sequence ATGTATTCGCAGAAACGCCGCTTACTGCAGCTTCTCCCCCTCGCCAGCCTGCTGCTGGCCGCTTGTACCATTAATAAACCCCATGCGCCTGGTCAAAGCCCTGACTCCCCTCAATGGCAACAACATCAACAGGCGGTGCAAAAAGTCACCCATTACCAAACGCGGGGTTCTTTTGCTTATATTTCTGATAAACAAAAAGTCTATGCCCGCTTTAACTGGCAACAAAGCGCGCCAGACCGTTATCGCCTGTTGCTAACTAACCCGTTAGGCAGCACCGAACTCCAGTTGGATGCACAGGGCTCCGTGGTGCAACTGGTCGATAGCAAAGGCCATCGCTATGTCAGCAACGATGCGGAAAAAATGATTTCGCAGTTGACCGGTATGGATATTCCACTTAACAGTTTACGTCAGTGGATCCTCGGCCTACCGGGCGATGCAAGCGACTTCCAGTTGGATAACGTATATCGTCTGCAATCGTTAAACTACCAACGTAACGGCCAAACCTGGGCAGTGACCTATCAGGGTTACGATAATAAAGTCACGCCAGACTTGCCGAGCAATCTGGAGCTGCGCGAAGGCGATCAGCGCATCAAACTGCGTATGGATAGCTGGACCCTGCAATGA
- the hemA gene encoding glutamyl-tRNA reductase — MTLLALGINHKTAPIALRERVTFSPDTLQQALNSLLAQPLVQGGVVLSTCNRTELYLSVEQQENLQEQLVRWLCDYHHLSADEVRKSLYWHHDNEAVSHLMRVASGLDSLVLGEPQILGQVKKAFADSQRGHSLSSELERMFQKTFSVAKRVRTETDIGASAVSVAFAACTLARQIFESLATVNVLLVGAGETIELVARHLREHNVKKLLIANRTRERAQALASEVGAEVIGLGDIDARLAEADIIISSTASPLPIIGKGMVERALKARRNQPMLLVDIAVPRDVEPEVGKLPNAYLYSVDDLQTIIENNMAQRKAAAVQAETIVAQESGEFMAWLRAQSAVETIRDYRSQAELVRAELESRALTALQQGADAQDVLRDLARKLTNRLIHTPTKSLQQAARDGDEERLQILRDSLGLE; from the coding sequence ATGACGCTGCTGGCTCTCGGAATTAACCACAAAACGGCCCCCATCGCGCTACGCGAAAGGGTTACCTTCTCACCAGATACGCTACAACAGGCGCTGAACAGCCTGCTGGCGCAACCGCTGGTGCAGGGAGGCGTGGTGTTGTCGACCTGTAATCGCACTGAGCTCTATTTGAGTGTTGAGCAGCAGGAGAACTTGCAAGAGCAACTGGTCCGCTGGCTGTGTGATTATCATCACCTAAGTGCTGATGAAGTGCGCAAGAGCCTGTATTGGCATCACGATAATGAAGCCGTTAGTCATTTGATGCGTGTCGCAAGCGGTTTGGATTCATTGGTGCTCGGCGAGCCGCAAATTCTCGGGCAGGTAAAAAAAGCGTTTGCAGATTCGCAACGCGGTCATTCGCTCTCCAGCGAACTGGAGCGCATGTTCCAGAAAACATTCTCAGTGGCAAAACGGGTACGGACGGAGACCGATATTGGCGCCAGCGCGGTTTCGGTCGCGTTTGCCGCCTGTACATTAGCGCGTCAGATATTTGAATCGCTGGCCACGGTCAACGTTTTATTGGTCGGTGCCGGTGAAACCATCGAGCTGGTCGCGCGCCATCTGCGCGAACATAACGTGAAGAAATTACTGATTGCTAACCGTACCCGCGAACGCGCACAGGCGCTAGCGAGCGAGGTTGGCGCTGAAGTCATTGGCTTGGGCGATATTGATGCGCGTCTGGCCGAGGCGGATATTATTATTAGTTCAACCGCCAGCCCGCTGCCGATTATTGGCAAAGGGATGGTGGAGCGTGCGCTGAAAGCGCGCCGTAATCAGCCCATGTTGTTGGTGGATATTGCGGTTCCGCGCGATGTGGAGCCTGAAGTGGGTAAGTTGCCTAACGCCTATCTGTATAGCGTGGATGATTTGCAAACGATTATCGAAAACAACATGGCGCAGCGTAAAGCGGCGGCGGTGCAGGCGGAAACCATTGTGGCGCAGGAGAGCGGTGAGTTCATGGCCTGGCTGCGTGCGCAAAGCGCCGTTGAAACCATTCGTGATTACCGTTCTCAGGCAGAGTTAGTGCGCGCAGAGCTTGAGTCGCGGGCATTAACCGCCTTACAGCAGGGCGCCGATGCGCAAGATGTCTTGCGTGATTTGGCGCGGAAGCTGACCAATCGTTTGATCCATACTCCTACCAAATCTCTCCAGCAGGCCGCTCGCGATGGCGACGAAGAACGTCTGCAAATTCTGCGTGACAGCCTCGGGCTGGAATAG
- the prfA gene encoding peptide chain release factor 1 gives MKTSIVAKLEALQERHEEVEAMLGDAGVIADQERFRALSREYAQLTDVSQCFRQWQQVQDDIETAESLLSDVEMRDMAQEELKEARARSEQLEQQLQVLLLPKDPDDERNCFIEVRAGTGGDEAAIFAGDLFRMYSRYAESRRWRIEMVSASDGEHGGYKEVIAKVIGEGAYGRLKFESGGHRVQRVPETESQGRIHTSACTVAIMPEVPEAELPEINPSDLKIDTFRSSGAGGQHVNTTDSAIRITHLPTGIVVECQDERSQHKNKAKALSVLGARIHAAEMAKRHAEVASTRRNLLGSGDRSDRNRTYNFPQGRVTDHRINLTLYRLDEVMEGKLDALIEPIVQEYQADQLAALSEQD, from the coding sequence ATGAAGACTTCTATTGTTGCCAAACTGGAAGCCTTGCAGGAACGCCACGAGGAAGTGGAAGCCATGCTGGGTGACGCGGGCGTGATTGCCGATCAAGAGCGTTTTCGCGCTTTATCGCGTGAATATGCGCAGTTGACCGATGTCAGTCAATGCTTCCGTCAGTGGCAGCAGGTGCAGGACGATATTGAAACCGCGGAATCGCTGCTTAGCGATGTTGAGATGCGTGATATGGCGCAGGAAGAGCTGAAAGAGGCCCGTGCGCGTAGTGAACAACTGGAGCAGCAGTTGCAGGTGTTGCTGTTGCCGAAAGATCCCGATGATGAACGGAACTGCTTTATTGAAGTTCGTGCCGGCACTGGCGGCGATGAAGCGGCAATTTTTGCCGGCGATCTGTTCCGTATGTATAGCCGTTATGCCGAGAGCCGCCGTTGGCGGATTGAAATGGTGAGCGCCAGTGATGGCGAGCACGGCGGCTACAAAGAAGTGATTGCCAAAGTGATTGGTGAGGGCGCCTATGGGCGTCTGAAGTTTGAGTCTGGCGGTCACCGCGTACAACGCGTACCGGAAACCGAATCGCAAGGTCGTATTCATACTTCTGCTTGTACTGTGGCGATTATGCCGGAAGTCCCGGAAGCCGAGCTGCCGGAAATTAACCCGTCTGATTTAAAAATCGATACCTTCCGCTCTTCGGGCGCGGGCGGTCAACATGTTAACACCACCGATTCGGCGATTCGTATTACTCACTTACCGACCGGTATTGTAGTCGAGTGTCAGGACGAACGTTCACAGCATAAAAACAAGGCTAAGGCCTTGTCGGTGTTGGGCGCGCGTATCCATGCGGCAGAAATGGCAAAGCGCCATGCCGAAGTGGCCTCAACCCGTCGTAACCTGTTAGGCAGCGGCGATCGTTCCGATCGTAACCGTACCTATAATTTCCCGCAGGGACGGGTGACCGATCACCGCATTAATCTGACTTTATACCGCCTGGATGAGGTAATGGAAGGCAAGCTGGATGCGTTGATTGAACCGATTGTTCAGGAATACCAGGCCGACCAGTTGGCCGCGTTGTCAGAGCAAGATTAA
- the prmC gene encoding peptide chain release factor N(5)-glutamine methyltransferase → MDIRCWLKAAVATLHGGDSPKRDAEVLLGFVLGKSRSWLIAFDETPLTAQQQQQLDALLARRVSGEPVAHLVGEREFWSLPLTVSPVTLIPRPDSEILVEQALARLPATPASILDLGTGTGAIALALASERPDCQVLGVDRIDEAVALAQHNAAKLQIANATFMRSDWFSAIPPQHFDVIVSNPPYIDADDRHLLEGDVRFEPRSALVAGEQGLADIRLIAHGAREALSIGGWLLLEHGWRQAQAVQAILRENQFTAIETCRDYAGNERVTVGRKP, encoded by the coding sequence ATGGATATTCGATGTTGGCTAAAAGCGGCCGTTGCGACCTTGCACGGCGGCGACAGCCCGAAGCGCGACGCGGAGGTGTTACTGGGGTTTGTGTTGGGCAAATCCCGCAGTTGGTTGATTGCGTTTGATGAAACGCCGCTTACTGCGCAGCAGCAGCAACAACTGGATGCGTTACTTGCCCGGCGCGTCAGCGGCGAACCGGTGGCGCATTTAGTCGGGGAGCGCGAGTTCTGGTCGCTGCCGCTCACGGTTTCTCCCGTTACGCTGATCCCACGTCCGGATAGCGAAATTCTGGTTGAACAGGCGCTAGCACGCCTGCCCGCCACACCGGCCTCGATTCTCGATCTCGGCACCGGCACCGGCGCAATTGCGCTGGCGCTGGCGAGTGAGCGTCCTGATTGCCAGGTACTCGGCGTTGATCGGATTGATGAGGCGGTAGCCCTGGCGCAACATAACGCCGCGAAGTTGCAGATCGCCAACGCGACATTTATGCGTAGCGACTGGTTTAGCGCAATTCCTCCCCAACATTTTGATGTCATCGTGAGTAATCCGCCTTATATTGATGCAGACGATCGGCACCTGTTAGAAGGGGATGTCCGCTTCGAGCCGCGTAGCGCATTGGTGGCTGGCGAGCAGGGGTTGGCGGATATTCGTCTTATTGCGCATGGCGCACGCGAAGCGCTGTCCATCGGCGGTTGGCTGTTGTTGGAGCACGGTTGGCGGCAGGCGCAGGCGGTGCAGGCCATTTTGCGCGAAAATCAGTTTACTGCGATTGAAACCTGTCGGGATTACGCGGGCAATGAACGTGTTACCGTCGGGAGAAAACCATGA
- a CDS encoding SirB2 family protein, which translates to MAYYAAIKYLHIFTVIVTISLFVLRFYWLRTGSAMLSRRWVRIVPHLNDTLLFISGICLVLITHFWPFSPQGAWLTEKLFGVIIYIALGGIVLGKRPRAGKTRWLAFIIALALLYVIIKLALTKIPLLGIV; encoded by the coding sequence ATCGCTTATTACGCAGCCATAAAATACCTTCATATCTTTACCGTCATCGTGACAATTAGTTTATTTGTCCTGCGTTTCTACTGGTTACGTACCGGCTCCGCAATGCTGTCGCGCCGCTGGGTGCGCATTGTGCCGCACCTTAACGATACGCTGCTGTTTATTTCCGGTATCTGTTTGGTACTGATCACGCATTTTTGGCCCTTTTCACCGCAGGGCGCATGGCTGACTGAAAAGCTGTTTGGCGTTATCATCTATATCGCGCTTGGTGGTATTGTGTTGGGCAAACGGCCTCGTGCGGGTAAAACGCGCTGGCTGGCCTTTATTATTGCCCTGGCGCTATTGTACGTAATCATTAAACTGGCTCTCACCAAAATACCACTATTGGGAATTGTATGA
- the sirB1 gene encoding invasion regulator SirB1, translating into MTSVAHIDFSSTPLCEALIAASCAIRDDFPSETVGAQLRSMVAEARVYIAAEQQQDLRLEKLLELFYGQWGFGGASGIYNLSDALWLDNVLKSRQGTAVSLGVILLHIAGELELPLMPVIFPTQLILRADWLDGEMWLINPFTGETLDEHTLEVWLKGNISPTAELYDDDLDEAESVTVIRKMLDTLKVALMEEKRMEMALNVSQVLLQIDPDDPYEIRDRGLIYAQLECEHIALTDLIYFVEQCPEDPVSEMIKVQIHSIEQKQVTLH; encoded by the coding sequence ATGACCTCCGTCGCCCACATCGATTTTTCCTCCACACCGCTTTGTGAAGCGCTGATTGCCGCATCGTGCGCGATTCGTGACGATTTTCCTTCGGAGACAGTCGGCGCGCAGTTACGGTCAATGGTTGCGGAAGCGCGGGTGTATATCGCAGCGGAGCAGCAGCAAGATCTGCGGCTGGAAAAACTGCTGGAGCTTTTCTATGGTCAGTGGGGGTTCGGCGGCGCTAGCGGCATCTATAATCTTTCCGACGCGCTGTGGCTCGATAACGTGCTAAAAAGCCGTCAGGGTACCGCGGTTTCGTTAGGGGTGATTTTATTGCACATTGCCGGCGAACTGGAGTTACCGCTAATGCCCGTGATTTTCCCGACGCAGCTGATTCTGCGCGCTGACTGGCTGGATGGCGAAATGTGGTTGATTAATCCGTTTACCGGCGAAACGCTTGATGAACATACGCTTGAAGTGTGGCTAAAAGGGAATATTAGCCCTACCGCCGAATTGTACGATGATGATTTGGATGAAGCCGAGTCCGTCACGGTTATCCGCAAGATGTTGGATACGCTGAAAGTGGCGCTGATGGAAGAGAAGCGCATGGAGATGGCGTTAAACGTCAGCCAGGTTTTGCTACAAATAGACCCGGATGATCCGTATGAAATTCGCGATCGTGGGTTAATTTACGCGCAGCTTGAGTGTGAACACATTGCGCTAACCGATTTGATCTATTTTGTGGAGCAGTGCCCCGAAGATCCGGTTAGCGAGATGATCAAAGTACAGATTCACTCAATTGAACAGAAACAGGTCACGCTGCATTAA